The proteins below are encoded in one region of Spirochaeta isovalerica:
- a CDS encoding ribonucleoside triphosphate reductase produces MEKKDSRDWKEFLGLTVGENVEKGIIRQVVKRNGQVVPYDRNIIANAIRKSALATGIKDAEIFVQKQTGIVEIKLENIMSKRHPNSAPAVEEIQDIVENVLIASDQPELAKNYILYRARHEAIRDAQKLMLDIDETMEGYLSQSDWRVNENANVNFSLGGLILHNSGTVTANYWLKNIYSEEVAEAHRSGAMHIHDLSMFSGYCAGWSIRQLIEEGLGGVPDKITSKPASHLSTLVFQIVNFLGIMQNEWAGAQALSSFDTYLAPFVKMDKLSYKEVKQAIQSFIFGVNTPSRWGSQAPFTNITLDWVCPRDLAERKAIVGGEEQDFTYGDCPEEMAMINKAFIELMIQGDANGRGFAYPIPTYNITEDFDWDSENARLLFEMTAKYGTPYFQNFINSDLNPEDVRSMCCRLQLDKRELRKKGGGLFGADEFTGSVGVVTINLPRIGYLSSSEEEFFSRLDKLMDLAKDSLIVKRKVITKLLDSGLFPYTRRYLKHLNNHFSTIGLVGMNETLKNFMGIDLTTERGQDFADRILVHMRDRLADYQETTGDLFNLEATPAESTSYRLARHDKKHFPDIITAGTNEPYYTNSTQLPVDFTPDIFDALDLQERLQTRYTGGTVFHGMLGEAIKDWQSCRKLVETIANNYRLPYFTISPVFSICPVHGYLEGEHFNCPKCAEEEREAIQKEIKKLEKEKAELIKEKV; encoded by the coding sequence GTGGAAAAGAAAGACAGTAGAGACTGGAAGGAATTTCTCGGTCTGACCGTTGGTGAAAATGTCGAAAAGGGAATTATCAGACAGGTCGTAAAGCGTAACGGCCAGGTGGTCCCCTATGACAGAAACATCATAGCCAATGCCATACGCAAATCGGCCTTGGCAACGGGAATCAAAGATGCGGAAATTTTTGTCCAGAAGCAAACCGGGATCGTCGAAATCAAACTGGAAAACATCATGTCGAAAAGGCATCCCAATTCGGCGCCTGCCGTAGAGGAGATTCAGGACATAGTGGAGAATGTTCTGATTGCTTCGGATCAACCCGAACTGGCCAAGAATTACATTCTGTACAGAGCCAGGCATGAAGCGATCAGAGACGCTCAGAAGCTTATGCTGGATATTGATGAGACAATGGAGGGATATCTGTCCCAGTCCGATTGGAGAGTGAATGAGAATGCGAATGTCAATTTCTCACTGGGAGGACTCATTCTTCATAACTCCGGAACTGTGACAGCCAACTACTGGCTCAAGAATATCTACAGCGAAGAGGTTGCCGAAGCACACAGAAGCGGAGCCATGCACATTCACGATCTGTCCATGTTCAGCGGCTACTGCGCCGGATGGTCGATCCGTCAGCTCATAGAAGAAGGTCTCGGCGGTGTTCCGGACAAGATAACATCCAAGCCGGCGTCCCACCTTTCCACTCTGGTCTTTCAGATCGTCAACTTTCTGGGAATTATGCAGAATGAGTGGGCGGGAGCCCAGGCTCTCTCCAGCTTCGACACCTATCTGGCGCCATTTGTTAAAATGGACAAGCTGTCCTATAAAGAAGTGAAACAGGCCATTCAGAGCTTTATCTTCGGAGTCAACACACCTTCGCGATGGGGATCACAGGCTCCTTTCACCAACATAACCCTGGACTGGGTCTGCCCGAGAGACCTGGCGGAGAGAAAAGCTATCGTCGGAGGAGAGGAACAGGATTTCACATACGGAGACTGCCCCGAAGAGATGGCCATGATCAACAAGGCTTTTATCGAGTTGATGATCCAGGGCGATGCCAACGGAAGAGGTTTCGCCTACCCCATTCCTACTTACAACATCACGGAAGACTTTGACTGGGATTCGGAAAACGCCCGTCTCCTCTTCGAGATGACCGCGAAATACGGAACGCCCTACTTCCAGAATTTCATTAATTCCGACCTCAATCCCGAAGATGTGCGTTCCATGTGCTGCCGTCTCCAGCTGGACAAGAGAGAGCTGCGCAAAAAAGGCGGCGGTCTTTTCGGCGCTGATGAGTTTACCGGTTCCGTCGGTGTCGTAACCATCAATCTGCCCAGGATCGGCTATCTGTCCTCTTCGGAAGAGGAATTTTTCAGCCGTCTGGACAAACTGATGGATCTGGCCAAAGACTCTCTCATTGTTAAGAGAAAAGTCATAACCAAACTTCTGGACAGCGGTCTGTTCCCCTATACGAGACGCTATCTCAAGCATTTGAATAACCACTTCTCGACCATAGGTCTGGTGGGGATGAACGAGACATTGAAAAATTTCATGGGAATCGATCTGACCACAGAGCGCGGTCAGGATTTCGCTGACAGGATTCTTGTTCATATGAGAGACAGGCTGGCCGATTATCAGGAAACGACCGGAGACCTGTTCAATCTCGAAGCCACACCGGCCGAGAGCACAAGTTACAGGCTGGCCCGTCACGATAAAAAGCATTTCCCCGATATCATAACCGCGGGAACGAACGAGCCGTACTACACCAATTCGACCCAGCTCCCCGTTGACTTCACACCGGATATCTTCGACGCGCTGGATCTTCAGGAGCGGCTCCAGACCCGCTACACCGGCGGAACCGTATTTCACGGGATGCTGGGCGAGGCAATAAAAGACTGGCAATCCTGCCGGAAACTGGTAGAGACCATAGCCAATAATTACCGCCTGCCCTACTTCACCATTTCTCCGGTTTTCTCCATCTGTCCGGTTCACGGATACCTGGAGGGAGAGCATTTCAATTGTCCGAAATGCGCGGAAGAGGAAAGAGAAGCCATTCAGAAAGAAATAAAGAAACTGGAAAAAGAAAAAGCCGAATTGATCAAGGAGAAAGTGTAA
- the nrdR gene encoding transcriptional regulator NrdR — MKCPFCGSLDDKVIESRQNNSGSTIRRRRECLSCSYRFTSYERIEEVPLKVIKRDGHRQDFDLKKIENGLWRSLEKRPVTQMDVENLLHELEDEVHLRGKSNNEIKSSEIGALILEKLYTIDHVGYIRFASVYRKFEDVNEFIKEIENISRNFKK, encoded by the coding sequence ATGAAATGTCCTTTTTGCGGCAGTCTTGACGACAAAGTCATCGAGTCCCGCCAGAATAACAGCGGTTCCACGATCAGACGACGTCGTGAATGTCTGTCCTGCAGTTATCGTTTCACCTCTTACGAAAGAATTGAAGAAGTCCCTTTGAAAGTCATAAAAAGAGATGGTCATCGTCAGGATTTCGATCTGAAAAAGATTGAAAACGGACTTTGGCGGTCACTGGAGAAACGCCCGGTGACACAGATGGATGTTGAAAACCTCCTTCACGAGCTGGAAGATGAAGTCCACCTGAGAGGAAAGAGCAACAATGAAATCAAGTCTTCAGAAATCGGTGCTTTGATTCTGGAGAAACTCTACACAATAGACCATGTGGGCTACATTCGTTTCGCATCGGTTTACAGAAAATTTGAAGATGTTAATGAATTTATAAAAGAAATAGAAAATATAAGCCGGAATTTCAAGAAGTAA
- a CDS encoding PEGA domain-containing protein, with amino-acid sequence MGLSGSAIKKTVLLLFIISLHSVISAADWASVIENSGPSIGRVLIKDSRGSLISQGTGFVIRDLEGNQLFVTNAHVVRHARFDMSDRVEIAFDYGNRNKTEESSLTATIERYNEYLDLALLRMNESIENPLVLDSDGGNGLMSEIVVAGYPLGKNFKATPGMIQAFQTESGLGEMIDMSADLAPGNSGGPVLNSRGEVIGIATAVIQGYNFNYAIPVDILIKFLDYRNNTVNLRINSNPAGSRVFINGEYKGETPVSLDLFNTNYEFRIEKEGYSPLEETVGPWDVEEENVLDRTLEVLVLKDPTIWIYTEPVGAEIFVGNTSIGFSPISVEMPPGRILRIKAQKGRFKKGSANYRVTDDPEQRVDITLD; translated from the coding sequence TTGGGTTTATCAGGATCTGCCATTAAGAAAACAGTATTATTACTATTTATTATAAGTCTCCATTCCGTAATATCTGCAGCGGATTGGGCTTCGGTCATCGAAAATTCCGGTCCTTCGATCGGAAGGGTGCTGATAAAAGACAGCAGAGGATCGCTGATAAGCCAGGGTACGGGATTTGTCATCCGGGATCTGGAAGGAAATCAGCTATTTGTAACCAACGCTCATGTCGTCCGCCATGCCCGGTTCGATATGAGTGACCGCGTAGAGATTGCCTTCGACTACGGCAACAGGAATAAAACCGAAGAGTCATCACTTACCGCCACGATAGAAAGATACAACGAGTACCTCGATCTGGCTCTGCTCCGGATGAATGAATCCATTGAGAATCCCCTTGTACTGGATTCCGACGGGGGAAACGGGCTTATGTCCGAAATAGTGGTTGCAGGCTATCCCCTGGGCAAAAATTTCAAAGCTACTCCCGGAATGATTCAAGCTTTTCAAACAGAATCCGGATTGGGTGAAATGATTGATATGAGCGCCGATCTGGCTCCCGGAAATTCCGGAGGCCCTGTCCTTAACAGCAGAGGGGAAGTTATCGGAATCGCAACAGCTGTGATACAGGGGTACAATTTCAACTACGCCATACCGGTCGATATCCTGATAAAATTCCTCGATTACCGGAATAATACAGTCAACCTGAGGATAAATAGCAATCCTGCCGGTTCCCGGGTTTTTATAAATGGCGAATACAAGGGAGAAACACCTGTCTCTCTCGATCTTTTTAATACCAATTATGAGTTCAGAATTGAAAAAGAAGGTTACTCCCCGCTGGAGGAGACTGTCGGTCCCTGGGACGTAGAGGAAGAAAACGTACTTGACAGGACACTTGAGGTTCTCGTCCTTAAGGATCCGACGATATGGATCTATACCGAACCGGTAGGCGCAGAGATTTTTGTCGGCAATACCAGTATCGGTTTTTCGCCAATCTCGGTAGAGATGCCTCCCGGACGGATTCTCAGAATCAAGGCTCAGAAAGGAAGATTCAAAAAAGGGTCAGCTAACTACAGGGTTACCGATGACCCGGAACAGAGAGTGGACATAACACTCGATTGA
- a CDS encoding glutamine synthetase III, which produces MDNESITCSSSVEEIYGENCFSTSLMKQRLPKSIFKELQKVQKGEQKLSKEVAEVVASAMKDWAISKGATHFTHWFQPLTGLTAEKHDSFISPAGDGTVLMEFSGKELVQGEPDASSFPNGGLRATFEARGYTAWDTTSPAFLKTDSNGLTLTIPTAFISYTGEALDKKVPLLRSMEAVNGPALRVLRALGNTTSTKIYAQTGPEQEYFLVDKKLYDMRPDLRLTGRTVFGTMSAKGQEMDDHYFGAIKEKVAGYMREVNCELWKLGVSAKTQHNEVAPNQFELATIYTTTNVATDNNQLVMETLKKVAERHGMVCLLHEKPFAGVNGSGKHNNWSLGTDDGLNMLDPGDNPHTNARFLIFLAAIIKAVDKYAPLLRLSAANAGNDHRLGANEAPPAIISIFLGSELEEILEKLEAGEEILSSEGGIMKIGQTILPELPLDSTDRNRTSPFAFTGNKFEFRMVGSTQSISGPNVVLNTVIAEVLSEFADKLEKASDVNKAVEEIVAATYKAHKRVVFNGNGYSDEWVVEAEKRGLPNLKSTVACMPEMISDTAVKLFEDHKVFTKPELEARYEINLETYSKQINIEAGVMVEMAERLIFPAASRYAEKVSKSIAAIKSAAPSVSTEAQEKLVAKLGESLNGLLKASSVVTKEMNKALEMEEDLLAQAKAYRENVIPAMAELRTFGDALEKITDKAMWPYPSYEDLLFTL; this is translated from the coding sequence TTCAGAAAGTTCAGAAAGGTGAACAGAAGCTCTCTAAAGAAGTCGCCGAAGTGGTGGCTTCAGCCATGAAGGACTGGGCGATCTCCAAGGGTGCGACCCATTTTACACACTGGTTCCAGCCTCTTACAGGTCTGACAGCGGAGAAACACGACTCCTTTATCTCCCCCGCCGGAGACGGAACAGTGCTGATGGAGTTCTCCGGCAAAGAGCTGGTTCAGGGCGAGCCTGATGCTTCCTCTTTTCCTAACGGAGGTCTGAGAGCTACATTCGAAGCAAGGGGATATACGGCCTGGGATACGACTTCCCCCGCTTTTCTCAAAACAGACAGCAACGGTCTCACTCTGACTATCCCCACAGCTTTCATTTCCTATACGGGAGAGGCTCTGGACAAAAAAGTTCCTCTTCTCCGCTCTATGGAAGCTGTAAACGGACCGGCCCTGAGAGTCCTGAGAGCTCTTGGAAATACGACTTCCACGAAAATCTACGCTCAGACAGGACCGGAGCAGGAGTATTTCCTGGTCGATAAGAAACTCTACGATATGAGACCTGACCTCAGACTGACAGGGAGAACCGTTTTCGGAACAATGTCTGCCAAAGGTCAGGAAATGGATGACCACTACTTCGGAGCCATTAAGGAAAAAGTAGCCGGTTACATGCGAGAAGTGAACTGCGAGCTCTGGAAACTGGGCGTCAGCGCCAAAACCCAGCACAACGAAGTGGCTCCCAACCAGTTTGAACTGGCAACAATTTATACAACGACTAACGTAGCCACCGATAACAACCAGCTCGTTATGGAAACACTGAAAAAAGTTGCGGAAAGACACGGTATGGTCTGCCTTCTCCACGAAAAACCTTTTGCCGGTGTAAACGGCTCTGGAAAACACAACAACTGGTCACTCGGTACGGATGACGGCCTCAATATGCTCGATCCCGGCGATAACCCCCACACCAATGCGCGGTTCCTGATCTTCCTGGCTGCTATTATCAAAGCTGTTGATAAATACGCTCCTTTGCTCAGGCTCTCTGCTGCCAACGCCGGAAACGATCACAGACTGGGAGCCAACGAAGCGCCTCCCGCCATCATCTCCATTTTTCTCGGTTCCGAGCTGGAAGAGATTCTGGAAAAACTGGAAGCCGGCGAGGAGATCCTCTCAAGCGAAGGCGGCATAATGAAAATCGGCCAGACAATTCTGCCCGAACTGCCTCTTGATTCTACAGACAGGAACAGAACATCACCCTTCGCCTTTACGGGAAACAAGTTCGAGTTCAGAATGGTAGGCTCGACTCAGTCAATTTCCGGACCCAATGTTGTTCTCAACACAGTAATCGCCGAAGTTCTCAGCGAATTCGCCGACAAACTGGAGAAAGCTTCGGACGTCAATAAAGCTGTAGAAGAAATCGTTGCTGCAACATATAAAGCTCATAAAAGAGTCGTTTTCAATGGAAACGGTTATTCAGACGAATGGGTTGTCGAAGCGGAGAAAAGGGGTCTCCCCAACCTGAAGTCAACTGTAGCCTGTATGCCGGAAATGATCTCCGACACAGCAGTGAAGCTCTTCGAAGACCACAAGGTTTTCACCAAGCCCGAGCTGGAAGCCAGATATGAAATCAATCTGGAAACCTACAGCAAGCAGATTAACATCGAAGCCGGTGTCATGGTTGAAATGGCTGAAAGGCTGATCTTCCCCGCCGCAAGCCGATACGCAGAAAAGGTGAGCAAGTCGATAGCGGCCATCAAATCTGCCGCGCCTTCTGTTTCCACAGAGGCTCAGGAAAAGCTTGTAGCGAAACTGGGCGAAAGCCTTAACGGCCTGCTCAAAGCTTCATCTGTTGTTACAAAAGAAATGAACAAAGCTCTGGAAATGGAAGAGGATCTGCTTGCGCAGGCCAAGGCCTATCGCGAAAATGTGATTCCCGCCATGGCAGAACTCAGAACATTCGGCGATGCCCTTGAAAAGATAACAGACAAGGCCATGTGGCCTTACCCCTCTTATGAGGATCTTCTGTTCACTCTCTGA